From Cecembia calidifontis, one genomic window encodes:
- a CDS encoding FkbM family methyltransferase: MEKIAAAFSRNLYLIPGGYFLVQWMKCFFAKAYTEKEWRTFKFRGIQMKVDISKSMGASIYWRGAHDWRPIFVLEKLLKKGNTFIDIGANQGEYALWAVRKTTASGNVLAFEPMDAVFAQLKENISLNPDYSNVIQAIQMGLSDRPGEINLYGKEGSNEGVNTIYPTPEHTFLIQKIKLDTLDNQLEHLRPGRVDLIKIDVEGAELQVLKGATKCLTRFKPSLIIEINKEACQSAGYEAQDILEFLKNFGYAFKQIGLRGKLKPIDRLQDEFCNILAFQNN, translated from the coding sequence ATGGAAAAAATTGCAGCGGCATTTTCTAGAAATCTTTACCTTATTCCAGGAGGTTATTTTTTAGTCCAATGGATGAAGTGTTTTTTTGCCAAAGCATACACTGAAAAGGAATGGAGAACCTTTAAGTTTCGGGGCATACAGATGAAAGTGGATATATCCAAAAGTATGGGGGCTTCAATTTACTGGAGAGGTGCCCATGATTGGAGACCAATTTTTGTTCTAGAAAAATTACTCAAAAAAGGGAATACCTTTATTGATATAGGAGCAAATCAGGGAGAATATGCCTTATGGGCCGTCAGGAAAACCACAGCCAGCGGAAATGTTCTTGCATTTGAACCTATGGATGCTGTTTTTGCTCAGCTTAAAGAAAACATTTCATTAAATCCAGATTATTCAAACGTAATCCAGGCTATTCAAATGGGATTGTCTGATAGGCCGGGAGAAATTAACCTCTACGGGAAGGAAGGATCGAATGAAGGGGTCAATACGATATACCCTACCCCTGAGCATACCTTTTTAATCCAAAAAATTAAGCTGGATACTTTGGACAACCAATTGGAGCACCTGCGGCCGGGACGAGTGGATCTTATAAAGATAGATGTGGAAGGTGCCGAACTGCAAGTCCTGAAGGGGGCAACAAAATGCCTAACCCGGTTCAAACCCTCTTTGATCATTGAAATCAACAAAGAAGCCTGTCAATCGGCCGGATACGAAGCTCAGGATATTTTGGAATTCCTTAAAAATTTTGGATATGCTTTCAAACAGATAGGTTTGCGTGGAAAATTAAAACCCATAGACCGGCTTCAAGATGAATTTTGCAATATCCTTGCCTTTCAAAATAATTAG
- a CDS encoding glycosyltransferase family 4 protein produces MKSLKPKVFLVTPSFQSFVLQDIKILSERYELIINTYNWNRKELAPFYLIAQFLHLLSRISEVQFVFVHFGGYWSFFPALLGKIFQKPVFIVLHGTDCAAIPQLNYGSLRIPLLKWFCKKSYEWASLLLPVSESLVKSENNFLANGKPLPNGFLYHFPSLQTPYKVIYNGFDKNFWKQKTIEEKQEKSFISVLSSSQFVLKGGDLIIELAKRLKDCQFTIVGMETPSGFQIPNNLSFLGKLTQQQLKAEFYRHSYYFQLSSFEGFGCALCEAMLCGCIPIVSQVNILPDIVGETGEIIPKRDLNMLEKTIKRRISLPLSIHEHELVQQRISERYSLQKRKDQLFSVLPYQH; encoded by the coding sequence ATGAAATCCCTAAAGCCCAAGGTATTTTTGGTTACCCCTTCCTTTCAATCCTTCGTACTTCAGGACATCAAAATCCTATCTGAAAGGTATGAGCTTATCATCAATACCTACAATTGGAACCGGAAGGAACTGGCACCTTTTTATTTGATTGCCCAATTTCTACATCTTTTATCCAGGATAAGTGAGGTGCAGTTTGTCTTTGTTCATTTTGGTGGTTATTGGTCTTTCTTTCCAGCGCTTTTGGGTAAAATTTTCCAAAAACCGGTATTCATTGTCCTGCACGGAACGGATTGTGCCGCCATTCCCCAATTGAATTATGGAAGTCTTAGGATTCCGCTTTTGAAATGGTTTTGTAAAAAATCTTACGAATGGGCAAGTTTATTGCTGCCAGTAAGTGAATCATTGGTAAAAAGCGAAAATAATTTCCTCGCTAATGGCAAACCCCTGCCAAATGGTTTTTTGTATCACTTCCCCTCCTTACAAACTCCCTATAAGGTCATTTATAATGGATTTGATAAAAATTTCTGGAAACAAAAAACTATTGAAGAAAAACAGGAAAAATCCTTCATCAGTGTTTTATCATCTTCGCAGTTTGTTTTAAAAGGCGGAGATTTAATAATAGAACTGGCTAAAAGATTGAAAGATTGCCAATTTACCATTGTAGGGATGGAAACCCCCAGTGGATTTCAAATTCCCAATAATTTAAGTTTTTTGGGAAAATTGACACAGCAACAGCTAAAAGCAGAGTTTTACCGGCACAGTTATTATTTTCAGCTTTCGAGTTTCGAAGGTTTTGGCTGTGCGCTCTGTGAGGCCATGCTATGTGGATGTATTCCCATCGTCAGCCAGGTCAATATACTACCGGATATTGTAGGTGAAACTGGTGAAATAATACCCAAAAGAGATCTTAATATGCTGGAAAAAACCATCAAAAGAAGGATATCCCTTCCTTTGTCCATCCATGAACATGAATTGGTCCAACAAAGAATAAGCGAACGGTATAGCCTTCAAAAAAGGAAAGATCAGTTATTTTCAGTACTTCCCTATCAGCATTGA
- the ffh gene encoding signal recognition particle protein — translation MFDNLSLKLDRAFKTLKGTGKITEINVATTVKEIRRALIDADVNYKVAKEVTDTIKEQALGRDVLIAVSPGQLLVKITQEELTKLMGGSKVDINIKGDPAVILISGLQGSGKTTFSGKLAYLLKKQGRQVLLAACDIYRPAAIDQLKVLGEQIGVEVYAEPENKNALEIASRAIEYAKKQGKKIVIVDTAGRLAVDEQMMKEIEALKKALNPSETLFVVDSMTGQDAVNTAKTFDERLDFDGVVLTKLDGDTRGGAAISIRHVVNKPIKFISTGEKMENIDVFHPDRMAQRILGMGDVISLVERAQQTFDEDEAKRINAKIRKNQFNFDDFLSQLEQIKKMGNIKDLVGMIPGMGKAMKGLDIDDDSFKPIEAIIRSMTPAERENPDIIDGSRRKRIANGSGRSITEVNNLMKQFADMRKLMKQMNKMGGAKKALGNMIPGMGRR, via the coding sequence ATGTTTGATAATCTTAGTTTAAAATTAGATAGAGCTTTTAAGACCCTGAAGGGTACTGGTAAAATTACAGAAATCAATGTGGCCACTACTGTGAAAGAAATCCGTAGGGCCTTGATTGATGCAGACGTGAATTATAAAGTTGCCAAAGAGGTGACAGATACCATCAAAGAACAGGCATTGGGCAGGGATGTGTTGATAGCGGTATCTCCAGGACAACTTTTGGTAAAAATCACGCAGGAAGAGCTGACCAAATTGATGGGGGGATCCAAAGTGGATATCAACATCAAGGGTGACCCAGCAGTTATTTTGATTTCAGGTTTGCAGGGTTCCGGTAAAACCACTTTTTCAGGAAAGTTAGCCTATTTACTCAAGAAACAAGGCAGGCAGGTTTTGTTGGCAGCCTGCGACATCTACCGTCCTGCTGCGATCGATCAGTTGAAAGTATTGGGTGAGCAGATTGGGGTAGAGGTATATGCTGAGCCTGAGAATAAAAATGCTTTGGAAATTGCCAGTAGGGCAATAGAATACGCAAAAAAACAGGGTAAAAAAATAGTCATCGTCGATACAGCCGGACGTTTGGCAGTAGATGAGCAAATGATGAAGGAAATTGAAGCGCTTAAAAAGGCTCTTAATCCTTCAGAAACGCTTTTTGTGGTAGACTCCATGACAGGTCAGGATGCTGTCAACACTGCCAAGACATTTGATGAAAGGTTGGATTTTGACGGTGTTGTATTGACCAAATTGGATGGTGATACGCGTGGCGGTGCTGCCATTTCCATCCGTCACGTTGTCAATAAGCCAATTAAATTTATTTCTACAGGTGAAAAAATGGAAAACATTGATGTTTTCCACCCTGATAGGATGGCCCAAAGAATCCTGGGCATGGGAGATGTGATCTCTTTGGTTGAGCGTGCCCAGCAGACTTTTGACGAAGATGAAGCCAAGCGTATCAATGCCAAAATCCGTAAAAACCAGTTCAACTTCGATGATTTCCTTTCTCAGTTGGAGCAGATCAAGAAAATGGGGAACATTAAAGATCTCGTAGGAATGATCCCGGGTATGGGCAAAGCCATGAAAGGTTTGGACATTGATGATGATTCCTTCAAACCAATTGAAGCTATTATCAGAAGTATGACTCCTGCTGAAAGGGAAAATCCGGACATTATTGATGGAAGTAGAAGAAAGAGGATAGCCAACGGTAGCGGTAGGAGTATTACTGAAGTCAATAATCTGATGAAACAGTTTGCAGATATGCGAAAACTGATGAAGCAGATGAACAAAATGGGGGGCGCCAAAAAAGCCCTTGGAAATATGATCCCGGGCATGGGAAGGAGGTAA
- the dprA gene encoding DNA-processing protein DprA, with product MLDQAKDDLIYEIALNFIPQIGPAICRNIVGYAGSAQNFFEMPAGKAAKIPRISQKLLSFRSKKHEYLRSAEEIIQACQKKNIEIVTFSDNNFPIRLKGLDDCPVVLFHKGNINFNPPRTVGIVGTRNITEYGKSITKKIIEDLAPYAPMVISGLAYGVDIEAHRNALSCNLPTVAVLGSSVDQIYPSAHKSTAQSMLESGGILSEFPPGTIMHPTNFPKRNRIIAGLSDALIVVEAAKKGGALITAEIAYSYNKEVFAVPGNLQATYSEGCNNLIRSMKASIYTGPKDLEECLSWSKDSPKDNGTPTWDLSKFEQEDQEILLMLQTKKEVEIDSLALLLNMSVSTLAIRLLNLEFEGFIQALPGKRYKLKRP from the coding sequence ATGTTGGACCAGGCGAAAGATGATCTGATATACGAAATTGCCCTTAACTTTATCCCCCAAATTGGCCCTGCTATCTGCCGAAATATTGTAGGATATGCAGGTTCAGCCCAAAATTTTTTTGAAATGCCAGCAGGTAAAGCTGCTAAAATTCCCAGGATCAGTCAAAAACTGCTGTCTTTTAGGTCCAAAAAACATGAGTATCTCAGGTCAGCTGAGGAAATCATTCAGGCTTGTCAAAAGAAAAACATCGAAATAGTAACTTTTTCGGACAATAACTTCCCAATAAGATTAAAAGGCTTGGATGATTGTCCTGTGGTATTATTCCATAAAGGAAACATCAATTTTAATCCACCAAGAACTGTGGGTATAGTAGGTACCCGAAATATAACGGAATATGGTAAAAGCATCACCAAGAAAATCATCGAAGACCTGGCGCCTTATGCACCTATGGTTATCAGTGGATTGGCCTATGGGGTAGACATTGAAGCCCACCGTAATGCACTTTCCTGTAATTTGCCTACGGTTGCGGTTTTAGGTTCTTCCGTAGACCAAATCTATCCCTCTGCACATAAATCCACAGCGCAAAGCATGCTTGAATCTGGAGGTATTTTAAGTGAATTTCCCCCAGGAACCATCATGCACCCTACCAATTTCCCAAAAAGGAACAGAATAATTGCCGGACTTTCAGATGCCTTGATTGTAGTGGAAGCTGCCAAGAAAGGCGGAGCCTTAATAACTGCTGAAATTGCCTATAGCTATAATAAGGAAGTGTTTGCGGTGCCGGGAAATCTTCAGGCAACTTATAGTGAGGGATGCAATAACCTGATCCGTAGTATGAAAGCTTCCATTTATACTGGGCCAAAAGATCTTGAAGAATGTCTGTCCTGGTCCAAAGATTCCCCTAAAGATAATGGAACCCCTACTTGGGACCTCTCCAAATTTGAACAGGAAGATCAGGAAATTCTTCTGATGTTGCAGACAAAAAAAGAAGTGGAAATAGACAGTCTTGCACTTCTGCTCAACATGTCTGTTTCCACTTTAGCTATCAGGTTATTAAACCTTGAATTTGAGGGATTTATACAGGCGCTACCTGGAAAAAGATATAAGCTTAAAAGGCCTTAG
- a CDS encoding MerR family transcriptional regulator translates to MPYKEREIEKKYYSIGEVATMFKVAPSLIRYWEGEFDIIKPKKDKKGNRRFTKDDIEKIRYIYQLVKVKGYTLQGAQEVIKNDQEKVFDKASMVDRLHQIKRFLIEIRDKMHVGPGER, encoded by the coding sequence GTGCCCTACAAAGAAAGAGAAATTGAAAAAAAATACTATTCTATTGGTGAAGTAGCCACTATGTTCAAGGTTGCCCCATCACTTATCCGTTATTGGGAGGGTGAGTTTGACATCATCAAGCCAAAAAAGGACAAAAAAGGCAACAGACGCTTTACCAAAGATGACATAGAAAAAATCCGCTACATCTACCAATTGGTAAAAGTGAAAGGCTATACCCTTCAGGGCGCACAGGAAGTAATCAAAAATGACCAGGAAAAAGTATTTGATAAGGCCAGTATGGTGGATAGGCTTCACCAAATCAAACGTTTTTTAATCGAAATAAGAGACAAAATGCATGTTGGACCAGGCGAAAGATGA
- a CDS encoding IS1380 family transposase, with amino-acid sequence MKITNSTEKITPFGGFNFVFNSFKNSGLPELIDNQLGVRALRGGFSYSDIFANHMAIFFNGGDCTEDINVHLRDALEQVPSFSVCSADTILRGIKELAVDTELFINPSSGVSHEFNINGKLNSLLLKSACKTGLLKSGVAYDLDYDNTVIPTEKYDSKKTYKHVYGYQPGVASIAHPEFSQAIPVYVEGRNGNSQAKYLQADTLTRMFGQLTNENIRIGRFRADSASYQEEVLRTLEAHTESFYIRANRCAKLDNILGSIAPEKWQKIRLGVQEMEVTDLSDYKPFGKDRSYRLVITRIRRKDGQADVFSGDAFTYRAILTNEHTSSNEAVVRFYNARGASERLFDVLNNDFGWSKLPCSFLAENTSFMLMTAMYANFYTYIIGEYSRKVDWLKPTDRLKKFIFRFITVSAKWIRTGRREVLKLFTSKDYKPILN; translated from the coding sequence ATGAAAATTACGAATTCGACAGAAAAAATCACACCTTTCGGAGGTTTTAATTTTGTTTTTAACTCTTTCAAAAATTCTGGTCTCCCAGAACTCATTGATAATCAATTGGGGGTTAGAGCCTTAAGGGGAGGGTTTTCATACAGTGACATTTTCGCCAATCATATGGCTATTTTCTTTAATGGTGGCGACTGTACTGAAGATATCAATGTTCACTTGAGAGACGCACTTGAACAGGTCCCTTCATTTTCAGTATGCAGTGCCGATACAATTCTGAGAGGTATCAAAGAGCTTGCTGTTGATACAGAACTCTTTATAAATCCGTCCAGTGGAGTAAGCCATGAATTTAATATCAATGGAAAACTCAACAGCTTGTTGTTAAAATCAGCTTGTAAGACCGGATTACTCAAGTCAGGTGTTGCTTACGACCTCGATTATGACAACACCGTCATTCCAACTGAAAAGTACGATTCAAAAAAGACATATAAACACGTCTATGGATATCAGCCAGGTGTAGCTTCCATAGCACATCCTGAATTTTCACAGGCCATTCCTGTGTACGTAGAGGGCAGAAATGGCAACAGTCAGGCCAAATATTTGCAGGCTGATACACTTACACGCATGTTTGGGCAGCTTACCAATGAAAATATCCGTATCGGAAGGTTCAGAGCCGATTCAGCATCCTATCAGGAAGAAGTTCTCCGCACACTGGAAGCACATACCGAAAGCTTTTATATACGGGCAAACAGATGTGCCAAACTGGATAATATCCTTGGAAGTATAGCCCCTGAGAAGTGGCAGAAAATACGTTTGGGTGTACAGGAAATGGAAGTTACTGACCTATCCGACTACAAACCTTTCGGTAAAGACAGGTCTTACAGGCTGGTCATTACCAGAATCAGGCGTAAAGACGGGCAGGCAGATGTGTTTAGTGGAGATGCATTTACTTACAGGGCTATTCTGACCAATGAACATACATCGTCCAATGAAGCTGTTGTAAGGTTTTATAACGCCCGGGGTGCAAGCGAACGCTTGTTTGATGTACTCAACAATGACTTTGGCTGGTCTAAGTTGCCCTGTTCGTTCCTTGCAGAGAATACCTCCTTTATGCTTATGACGGCTATGTATGCCAATTTTTACACCTATATCATTGGAGAGTATTCCAGAAAAGTTGATTGGCTTAAGCCTACCGACAGGCTCAAGAAGTTTATCTTCAGATTTATCACTGTTTCAGCCAAGTGGATAAGAACGGGAAGAAGAGAAGTGCTCAAACTGTTCACGAGTAAGGATTACAAGCCGATTTTGAACTAA
- a CDS encoding L-rhamnose mutarotase, with translation MRYCLALDLKNDPGLIEEYEKHHQAVWPEILESFKESGIQSMEIFRWENRLFMIMETDASFSFEKKKVIDTNSPIVQQWESLMSKYQQALPGAKPGEKWQLMKKIFHTKNEYLKSAGRI, from the coding sequence ATGAGGTATTGTTTAGCGCTGGATTTGAAAAATGATCCAGGTCTGATAGAGGAATATGAGAAACATCACCAAGCGGTTTGGCCTGAAATCTTGGAAAGCTTCAAAGAATCAGGAATTCAGTCCATGGAAATTTTCCGGTGGGAAAACCGTCTGTTCATGATTATGGAAACAGATGCTTCATTTTCATTCGAAAAGAAAAAGGTAATCGATACCAATAGTCCAATAGTACAACAATGGGAAAGTTTGATGTCGAAATACCAACAGGCATTGCCAGGGGCAAAACCAGGTGAAAAATGGCAATTGATGAAAAAAATTTTCCACACAAAAAATGAATACCTTAAATCCGCAGGGCGGATTTAA
- a CDS encoding PKD domain-containing protein has product MFKNFLRSFLLILFLFLGQIEKSYAQLSTVGREFWIGFMENNRVQNFNNPANSALDYGIVLITAAEPAFGFVQYAGRQVNFDLQQGEQFFYKIEDQDMLHRSSGVVENKGVFIQSSGNVSVYAFNERSRSADGTVVLPIPSLGKDYYVVSHYEIMTAPTNLPYTPNVNDESLFLIVGVEDNTRIEVVPSVFTLSGNAANTPFFINLNAGQSYQVKAKADLTGSRVRVVGDNIDDCKNIAVFGGNKWTSVGNCGGANDHLFQQLYPTKTWGTDYLHVSLAGRTSGELVKVVASENNTQVFVDGQNAGTIDAGKFLTFEFEADAVKRIQTDKPSSVTVFSKSQECNRPGSPMYLDGDPFMISYSPTQQLLRSVTFNAIQLPVVTVHYVNIIAKTASVGLTRLDGQNVGNRFTPFPQQPEFSYARIPIDQGVHSLSNPEGFIAYVYGFGDVESYGYAAGASLDNLNFEIEPFYEFEIEGDKVACLNQNGRWQIFPENEIFTFFLWDFGDGSALKEGKEVEHIFTRKGEYEVKVIASVSPNSCDLQEEVLFKVEVRDVEGEILGVTSVCPDVEEITYSFKSADPFQKVIWRQEGGEIIDSDEEKGLVTIRWGAANPNARLYATPFTLEGCPLDEISIQITINPLIQSTIPQGEIQVCFDPELEFKYSVSNPLNSRGYEWFVEQGSIVGAREGPVIKIRWDIPGVKGRVWFREYSLIDDSCEGESPKLEVTVNQAFVLENVEKSNVSCFGANDGQISLSVAGGILPLSYDWSHDPALNAPNASNLLAGKYRVKVMDAFGCELISEEIEITQPEILQLSSLETSGTSCFGRADGKAVIELTGGIPPYTIDYPNTAINRNTYALENLESGNYDLNITDGNGCRLNLVFEIESPLPVLLEVTQTRPSCPGQSNGELFVTPGAGFIPLQYSWNYNDEQGQLLTGLPRGVYQVVAKDANGCEALGTAEVREEAPIVRMPTGYKLGEDLFVGVSNCEIAFNLTIFNRWGQLIYNGSSGWDGKINGENAPLGTYSYLFQYHFQMNGDDVRMEKRGVFTLIFLMHNLFAPQMLILNKFRIDGYSLSET; this is encoded by the coding sequence ATGTTTAAAAATTTTCTTCGGTCATTTTTGCTCATTCTTTTCCTTTTCCTGGGTCAGATAGAAAAAAGCTATGCCCAGCTTTCTACTGTCGGAAGGGAATTCTGGATAGGATTTATGGAAAACAACCGGGTACAGAATTTTAATAACCCGGCCAACTCTGCGCTAGATTATGGAATCGTGCTGATTACCGCTGCCGAGCCGGCATTTGGTTTTGTACAATATGCAGGAAGACAGGTAAATTTTGATCTTCAACAAGGAGAACAGTTTTTTTATAAAATAGAAGATCAGGACATGCTTCACAGATCTTCAGGTGTTGTAGAAAACAAAGGAGTATTCATTCAATCCAGTGGAAACGTATCGGTTTATGCTTTTAATGAACGCTCCAGATCGGCTGATGGTACAGTTGTTTTGCCCATTCCTTCATTGGGAAAAGATTATTATGTGGTTTCCCATTATGAGATCATGACTGCCCCAACCAATCTTCCCTACACCCCTAATGTCAATGATGAAAGTTTGTTTTTGATTGTTGGCGTAGAAGACAATACCCGTATAGAAGTAGTACCTTCTGTTTTCACTTTAAGCGGTAATGCGGCAAATACCCCTTTTTTTATCAATCTTAACGCCGGACAAAGTTATCAAGTTAAGGCCAAAGCTGATCTTACCGGTTCAAGGGTCCGGGTAGTTGGGGACAATATTGATGACTGTAAGAATATTGCCGTATTTGGGGGGAACAAATGGACGAGTGTTGGGAATTGCGGCGGTGCAAACGATCATCTTTTTCAACAGCTTTATCCTACTAAAACCTGGGGTACAGACTATTTGCATGTCTCTTTGGCAGGAAGAACATCAGGGGAATTGGTTAAGGTGGTGGCATCAGAAAACAATACTCAGGTATTTGTGGACGGGCAAAATGCAGGCACCATTGATGCAGGAAAATTTTTAACTTTTGAATTTGAGGCAGATGCAGTAAAAAGAATTCAAACGGATAAGCCTTCTTCCGTAACGGTTTTTTCAAAAAGTCAGGAATGTAACCGTCCGGGTTCGCCCATGTATCTGGATGGGGATCCTTTTATGATCAGCTACAGTCCTACCCAACAACTACTAAGGTCCGTAACATTCAATGCCATCCAATTGCCCGTTGTAACGGTCCATTATGTCAATATTATTGCAAAAACTGCTTCGGTAGGGCTTACAAGGCTTGATGGACAGAATGTGGGCAACCGTTTTACGCCTTTTCCGCAGCAGCCGGAGTTTTCATATGCCAGAATCCCTATCGACCAAGGTGTTCATAGTCTTTCTAACCCAGAAGGCTTTATTGCCTATGTTTACGGGTTTGGGGATGTGGAGTCATATGGCTATGCGGCAGGAGCCAGTTTGGACAATCTTAATTTTGAAATTGAACCGTTTTATGAATTTGAAATTGAGGGAGATAAAGTAGCTTGCCTCAATCAAAATGGAAGGTGGCAGATATTTCCTGAAAATGAAATTTTCACTTTCTTTCTTTGGGATTTTGGGGATGGATCTGCTTTAAAGGAAGGGAAAGAAGTAGAGCATATTTTTACCCGGAAAGGAGAATATGAAGTGAAGGTAATTGCTTCAGTTAGTCCAAACAGCTGCGATCTCCAGGAGGAGGTTCTTTTTAAAGTAGAAGTAAGAGATGTAGAAGGTGAAATTCTTGGTGTAACCTCCGTTTGTCCAGATGTTGAAGAAATAACGTATAGTTTTAAATCGGCAGACCCTTTCCAGAAAGTGATCTGGAGGCAAGAGGGGGGAGAAATTATCGACTCGGATGAGGAGAAAGGTTTGGTTACCATCCGTTGGGGTGCAGCAAACCCGAATGCAAGGCTTTATGCTACTCCTTTTACTTTGGAGGGGTGTCCACTGGATGAAATTTCAATACAGATTACTATCAATCCCCTGATCCAGTCCACCATTCCTCAAGGTGAAATACAAGTTTGCTTTGATCCGGAGCTGGAATTTAAATACTCGGTTTCCAACCCTCTTAATTCCAGAGGGTATGAATGGTTTGTTGAACAAGGGAGCATTGTTGGAGCCAGGGAAGGGCCCGTCATTAAAATCAGGTGGGATATTCCGGGAGTCAAGGGTAGGGTATGGTTCAGAGAATATAGTCTCATTGATGATTCCTGTGAAGGTGAATCCCCAAAATTGGAAGTAACCGTTAATCAGGCCTTTGTGCTGGAAAATGTTGAAAAATCAAATGTTTCCTGCTTTGGAGCAAATGATGGTCAAATTTCCCTGAGTGTAGCAGGGGGTATTCTTCCTTTAAGTTACGATTGGAGCCACGACCCTGCCTTGAATGCCCCCAACGCCTCCAATTTACTCGCTGGGAAGTACCGTGTAAAAGTAATGGATGCTTTTGGCTGCGAATTGATTTCCGAAGAAATAGAAATTACCCAGCCGGAAATTCTACAACTATCTTCCTTGGAGACTTCAGGAACATCCTGTTTTGGCAGAGCAGATGGGAAGGCCGTAATTGAATTGACAGGAGGAATACCACCTTACACCATTGATTATCCCAATACAGCAATAAATAGAAATACATATGCTTTAGAAAATCTGGAAAGCGGGAATTATGATCTAAATATCACTGACGGAAATGGCTGTCGGTTGAATCTGGTTTTTGAAATAGAATCTCCTTTACCCGTTCTTTTGGAAGTTACACAAACCCGTCCGAGTTGCCCTGGGCAGTCCAACGGCGAGCTTTTTGTAACACCTGGAGCAGGTTTTATTCCTTTGCAGTACAGTTGGAATTACAACGATGAACAAGGACAACTGCTTACAGGACTTCCAAGAGGAGTATATCAAGTGGTTGCCAAAGATGCAAATGGTTGTGAAGCTTTAGGTACAGCAGAAGTAAGGGAAGAGGCTCCCATAGTCAGGATGCCAACAGGGTATAAGTTGGGTGAAGATCTATTTGTAGGTGTCTCCAATTGTGAAATTGCATTTAACCTTACTATTTTTAATAGGTGGGGTCAACTGATCTATAATGGCAGTTCTGGTTGGGATGGGAAAATCAATGGAGAAAATGCACCCCTAGGTACGTATTCATATCTTTTCCAGTATCATTTTCAAATGAATGGGGATGATGTAAGGATGGAAAAGAGGGGAGTGTTTACATTAATCTTTTTAATGCATAACCTTTTTGCTCCACAAATGCTTATTCTAAACAAATTCCGCATTGATGGGTATTCATTATCTGAAACTTAG